In a genomic window of Sinorhizobium meliloti:
- a CDS encoding FAD-binding oxidoreductase — translation MPDYDVVIIGGGIAGLSLAYFLSPDRSVAVLEREEALGYHSTGRSAAEFVLRYNAPEICKLATISKAFFDRPPEGFSDVPLLRQRGGVMIAGAGKLDRFEKLLAEEREFTPEIERLTKDEALARVPILNPDYVAAAFHDPNFWDIEVENLLQGYVKGARRNGCDILERHEILAARHHGSGWLLGTAAGEIGARIVVNAAGAWADPVAAVFGVRPSGIVPHRRTAITVDLPAGIDAAKLPEINEIDEDFYMKPEGGRLLASPADATPCEASDVQPEEIDVAWAAHYVEEATTVPVRRIVKSWAGLRSFSPDRLPVIGFAPGCPDFFWLAAQGGYGILTSPALGALAAALLSDTAPPAAFRAEELDPRQFDPRRLPS, via the coding sequence ATGCCAGACTACGACGTTGTGATTATCGGGGGCGGGATCGCCGGCTTGTCGCTCGCCTATTTCCTGAGCCCGGATCGTTCCGTCGCCGTCCTGGAACGGGAGGAGGCGCTCGGCTATCACAGCACCGGCCGCTCCGCCGCCGAGTTCGTGCTCAGATACAACGCGCCGGAAATCTGCAAACTCGCGACGATATCGAAGGCCTTTTTCGATCGGCCGCCGGAAGGCTTCAGCGACGTGCCGCTGTTAAGGCAACGCGGCGGCGTGATGATCGCGGGTGCCGGGAAACTCGATCGATTTGAAAAGCTGCTCGCCGAAGAACGCGAATTCACGCCTGAAATCGAACGGCTCACGAAAGACGAGGCGCTTGCCCGCGTTCCGATTCTCAATCCCGACTATGTCGCAGCCGCCTTCCACGACCCGAATTTCTGGGACATCGAGGTCGAGAACCTGCTCCAGGGCTACGTCAAGGGCGCCCGCCGCAACGGCTGCGACATCCTTGAGCGCCATGAAATCCTCGCCGCTCGGCATCATGGATCGGGCTGGCTGCTGGGCACGGCGGCCGGTGAGATCGGAGCCAGGATCGTCGTCAACGCGGCCGGGGCCTGGGCGGACCCGGTTGCCGCGGTCTTCGGCGTAAGGCCGAGCGGCATCGTCCCGCATCGGCGCACCGCCATCACCGTTGACCTTCCGGCAGGTATCGATGCAGCAAAGCTTCCTGAAATCAACGAGATAGATGAAGACTTTTACATGAAGCCCGAGGGCGGGAGGCTGCTCGCCTCGCCCGCCGACGCGACGCCGTGCGAAGCATCGGACGTACAGCCGGAGGAGATCGACGTTGCCTGGGCCGCACACTACGTCGAAGAGGCGACGACGGTCCCGGTAAGAAGAATTGTCAAGAGCTGGGCGGGTCTGCGCAGCTTTTCCCCTGACCGGCTGCCGGTCATCGGTTTTGCGCCAGGCTGCCCGGATTTCTTCTGGCTGGCCGCCCAGGGAGGCTATGGAATTCTCACCTCGCCTGCGCTGGGCGCTCTGGCGGCTGCCCTTCTGAGCGACACCGCACCGCCCGCAGCCTTCCGGGCCGAGGAGCTCGATCCCCGACAGTTCGACCCGCGTCGCCTGCCGAGCTGA
- a CDS encoding LysR family transcriptional regulator, with amino-acid sequence MTNNRLERFAHNLDWNLLRTFVVVVEEGSITAAANRLLLQQPAVSMALKRLEQTIGQKLIDRRPGRFDLTEAGEKLHLQCRDIFAAVIRLPHVLETAGEEITGHLNIHAVSHAHNPAWDRKLGSFFRMHPKVTISMTVATTVDVLSAVERNIATMGLCDGIIPEGLNKSFHIRERYALYCGRGHRLFGVEGVDFHDLRGDPYIAFIADVLGGQHMNSVTAVRAVGSFGQQVRGVSCNVEEVMRLIAADVGIGMLPDHIAREAVAAGDLWQLPPYRDLPTTDVFRISNPNSILNPAEAAFLAHVADTEALDHCDHQQD; translated from the coding sequence ATGACCAACAACCGCCTTGAACGTTTCGCCCACAATCTCGATTGGAACCTGTTGCGCACCTTCGTCGTGGTCGTCGAGGAGGGCAGCATCACGGCGGCCGCAAACCGGCTGCTCCTGCAGCAGCCCGCCGTCAGCATGGCCCTCAAACGGCTCGAGCAGACCATCGGGCAGAAACTGATCGACCGCCGCCCGGGGCGTTTCGATCTGACGGAAGCAGGCGAGAAACTGCACCTCCAGTGCCGCGATATCTTCGCGGCCGTCATTCGCCTGCCGCATGTTCTGGAAACGGCGGGCGAGGAGATCACCGGTCATCTCAACATCCATGCGGTGAGCCACGCCCACAATCCCGCCTGGGACCGGAAGCTCGGCAGCTTCTTTCGCATGCATCCGAAGGTCACGATATCGATGACGGTGGCGACGACCGTCGACGTGTTGAGCGCCGTCGAGCGCAACATTGCGACGATGGGCCTCTGCGACGGCATCATACCGGAGGGCTTGAACAAGAGCTTCCACATACGCGAGCGCTACGCGCTCTACTGCGGCCGCGGCCACCGGCTTTTCGGCGTCGAGGGCGTTGATTTCCACGATCTGCGCGGCGATCCTTACATCGCCTTCATAGCCGATGTACTCGGCGGTCAGCACATGAATTCCGTGACCGCAGTCCGCGCCGTAGGCTCCTTCGGCCAGCAGGTTCGGGGCGTCTCCTGCAATGTCGAGGAGGTCATGCGGCTGATCGCCGCCGATGTCGGCATCGGCATGCTGCCCGATCATATCGCCCGCGAGGCCGTCGCGGCGGGAGATTTGTGGCAGTTGCCCCCCTATCGCGACCTGCCGACGACCGACGTGTTCCGCATTTCCAATCCGAATTCCATCCTCAATCCGGCCGAAGCCGCCTTCCTTGCCCACGTCGCCGACACCGAAGCGCTGGATCATTGCGACCATCAGCAGGATTGA
- a CDS encoding acyl-CoA dehydrogenase — protein MAGKSQFQWDDPFLLEDQLSEDERMIRDTARAYAQEKLQPRVIEAYREETTDPAIFREMGDLGLLGVTVPDTYGGVGASYVAYGLVAREVERVDSGYRSMMSVQSSLVIYPIFAYGSEEQKRKFLPKLISGEWIGCFGLTEPDAGSDPAGMKTRAIKTEGGYRLVGSKMWISNAPLADVFVVWAKSEAHDNAIRGFVLEKGAKGLSAPKIAGKLSLRASITGEIVLDNVEVADDALLPNVEGLKGPFGCLNRARYGISWGALGAAEFCWHAARQYGLDRKQFNRPLAQTQLFQKKLADMQTEIALGLQGSLRVGRLMDEGRMAPEMISIVKRNNCGKALDIARMARDMHGGNGISEEYQVMRHMMNLETVNTYEGTHDVHALILGRAQTGLQAFF, from the coding sequence ATGGCCGGCAAAAGCCAATTCCAGTGGGACGATCCGTTCCTCCTCGAAGATCAACTGAGCGAAGACGAGCGGATGATCCGCGATACGGCGCGCGCCTATGCCCAGGAAAAGCTGCAGCCGCGCGTGATCGAAGCTTACCGCGAGGAGACGACGGACCCGGCGATCTTCCGCGAGATGGGCGACCTCGGCCTGCTCGGCGTGACCGTTCCCGACACCTATGGCGGTGTCGGCGCGTCCTACGTCGCTTACGGTCTCGTCGCACGCGAGGTGGAGCGCGTCGATTCCGGCTATCGCTCGATGATGAGCGTGCAATCGTCGCTCGTCATCTATCCGATTTTCGCCTACGGCTCGGAAGAGCAGAAGCGGAAGTTCCTTCCGAAGCTTATCAGCGGCGAGTGGATCGGCTGCTTCGGGCTGACCGAGCCGGACGCCGGCTCCGATCCGGCGGGTATGAAGACCCGGGCGATCAAGACCGAAGGCGGCTACCGTCTCGTCGGCTCCAAGATGTGGATCTCCAATGCGCCGCTCGCCGATGTCTTCGTCGTCTGGGCGAAGTCGGAAGCGCATGACAATGCCATCCGGGGCTTCGTGCTGGAAAAAGGCGCGAAAGGCCTTTCCGCACCGAAGATCGCAGGCAAGCTCTCGCTGCGCGCCTCGATCACCGGCGAAATCGTCCTCGACAATGTCGAGGTCGCAGACGACGCGCTGCTGCCGAATGTCGAGGGGCTGAAGGGACCATTCGGCTGCCTCAACCGTGCTCGCTACGGAATTTCCTGGGGGGCGCTCGGCGCGGCCGAATTCTGCTGGCATGCGGCCCGTCAGTACGGTCTCGACCGCAAGCAGTTCAACCGACCGCTCGCCCAGACCCAGCTTTTCCAGAAGAAGCTCGCCGACATGCAGACCGAGATCGCGCTCGGGCTGCAGGGCTCGCTCAGGGTCGGACGGCTGATGGACGAGGGCCGCATGGCCCCGGAGATGATCTCGATCGTCAAGCGCAACAATTGCGGCAAGGCACTCGATATTGCGCGCATGGCCCGTGACATGCATGGCGGCAACGGCATTTCCGAGGAATATCAGGTCATGCGCCACATGATGAACCTCGAGACCGTCAACACCTATGAGGGCACGCACGACGTGCATGCGCTGATCCTCGGCCGCGCCCAGACCGGGCTGCAGGCCTTCTTCTGA
- a CDS encoding CaiB/BaiF CoA transferase family protein, translating to MEAPLKGIRVLELARILAGPWIGQTLADLGADVIKVESPAGDDTRTWGPPFVKGEDDERLDAAYFHACNRGKRSVVLDFTTAEGQEAVRRLAAQSDVLLENFKVGGLAKYGLDYESLRKVNPRLIYCSVTGFGQDGPYAHRAGYDYIVQGMSGIMDLTGEPDREPQKIGVAFADIFTGLYGVIAVQAALAQRERTGEGQQIDMALLDCMTGVLANQALNFLVSGKAPRRLGNAHPNIAPYQVFPTADGHLIVAVGNDRQFVKFCELLGRPDLASDARYHTNADRVQHRESLTPELAAETAKFERDTLLARLEAAGVPGGPINSVADVFADPQVVHRQMRVETPHTGAAAGTSPGVRTPIRFSGATLSLERGVPRLGEHTDEVLAEIGMVLPKDR from the coding sequence ATGGAAGCGCCGCTCAAGGGCATCCGCGTGCTCGAACTTGCCCGCATACTGGCGGGCCCCTGGATCGGGCAGACCCTTGCCGATCTCGGCGCCGACGTCATCAAGGTCGAGAGCCCGGCCGGAGACGACACCCGGACCTGGGGACCTCCCTTCGTCAAAGGCGAAGACGACGAAAGGCTGGATGCCGCCTATTTTCACGCGTGCAACCGCGGCAAGAGGTCTGTCGTTCTCGACTTTACGACCGCAGAGGGGCAGGAGGCGGTGCGCCGGCTTGCCGCGCAATCCGACGTCTTGCTCGAGAACTTCAAGGTCGGCGGCCTCGCCAAATACGGTCTCGATTATGAAAGCCTGAGGAAAGTCAATCCGCGGCTCATCTATTGCTCGGTCACCGGCTTCGGGCAGGACGGGCCCTATGCTCACCGCGCCGGCTACGACTACATCGTCCAGGGCATGAGCGGCATCATGGACCTGACGGGCGAGCCGGATCGTGAACCGCAAAAGATCGGCGTTGCCTTCGCAGATATTTTCACCGGGCTCTATGGTGTTATCGCGGTGCAGGCGGCCCTGGCACAGCGGGAACGCACGGGCGAGGGCCAGCAGATCGACATGGCGTTGCTCGATTGCATGACGGGCGTGCTCGCCAATCAGGCGCTGAACTTTCTCGTTTCCGGCAAGGCACCGCGGCGGCTCGGCAATGCCCATCCGAATATCGCACCCTATCAGGTGTTTCCGACCGCCGACGGGCATCTGATCGTCGCAGTCGGCAACGACCGCCAATTCGTGAAATTCTGCGAACTCCTCGGCCGGCCGGATCTCGCCTCGGATGCCCGCTACCATACGAATGCAGACCGCGTGCAGCACCGCGAGAGCCTGACACCGGAGCTCGCGGCGGAAACAGCGAAGTTCGAGCGGGATACGTTGCTCGCCCGGCTCGAAGCCGCAGGCGTCCCCGGTGGCCCGATCAACTCCGTCGCCGACGTTTTCGCCGATCCGCAGGTCGTCCACCGGCAGATGCGGGTGGAGACACCCCATACCGGCGCGGCGGCAGGAACGTCGCCGGGCGTCCGCACGCCGATCCGCTTCTCCGGTGCAACGCTTTCGCTCGAGCGCGGCGTGCCCCGGCTCGGGGAACATACGGATGAGGTGCTGGCGGAGATCGGAATGGTCTTGCCGAAAGACCGGTAA
- the htpG gene encoding molecular chaperone HtpG, with protein MSEVETSVEKHVFEADVAKLLHLMVHSVYSDKNVFLRELISNAADACEKLRYEAIVAPELLGSDPASRITLTLDEENARLVIEDNGIGMGRDELVESLGTIARSGTRAFMERVEAAQNKDGAQLIGQFGVGFYSAFMVADNVDVVSRRAGTDKAWHWASDGKGSYTVSAVNLADAPSRGTRITLHLMDDAKTYTSRWTVERIIKEQSGHVPVPISIVEKPGAEPAQVADGTALWTKQKSEISKDDYTDFYRGVAGQYDDPALTVHFRAEGRHEYTALAFVPGSKPFDLFDPDRKGRMKLYVKRVFITDEAELLPRYLRFVRGLVDTADLPLNVSREMIQESPLLANIRKGLTNRVLTSIEKLAESDPEAFAKIWENFGSVIKEGIYEDFERRGQLLALSRFRTTADDDKPRGLSDYVKVMKDGQSAIYYLTGDNLAQLKASPQLEGFRARGIEVLLLTCPVDSFWVTTAPDFEGKPFKSITQGAADLAAIAKKDDAAGASTEAGAAVTDFVAFARETLGEVVSDVRTSDRLTESAVCLVAPEQGPDLQLQKMLQGAGRMEGAPKPVLEINPGHNLIAALAACSAEDKGFREDAVRLLLDQARVLDGDKPENPRAFAERLSRVFDRALKV; from the coding sequence ATGAGTGAAGTCGAAACGTCCGTAGAGAAACATGTCTTCGAAGCCGACGTGGCGAAGCTGCTGCACCTGATGGTGCACTCCGTCTATTCCGATAAGAACGTCTTTCTCCGCGAGCTGATTTCGAATGCGGCCGACGCCTGCGAAAAGCTGCGCTACGAAGCGATCGTCGCCCCCGAGCTCCTCGGCAGCGATCCCGCCTCGCGCATCACTCTGACGCTCGACGAGGAGAATGCCCGCCTGGTCATCGAGGACAACGGCATAGGCATGGGCCGCGACGAGCTTGTCGAATCGCTGGGCACGATTGCACGCTCCGGCACGCGTGCCTTCATGGAGCGGGTTGAAGCAGCGCAGAACAAGGACGGCGCCCAGCTCATCGGCCAGTTCGGTGTCGGCTTCTATTCGGCCTTCATGGTCGCCGACAACGTCGATGTCGTTTCTCGCCGCGCCGGCACCGACAAGGCCTGGCACTGGGCATCCGACGGCAAGGGCAGCTACACGGTTTCGGCGGTCAATCTCGCGGACGCGCCGTCGCGCGGTACGCGCATCACGCTGCATCTGATGGACGACGCCAAGACCTACACCTCGCGCTGGACGGTCGAGCGCATCATCAAGGAGCAGTCCGGTCACGTGCCCGTTCCGATCTCGATCGTCGAGAAGCCCGGTGCAGAACCGGCACAGGTAGCAGACGGCACGGCGCTCTGGACGAAGCAGAAAAGCGAGATCAGCAAGGACGATTATACCGATTTCTACCGCGGCGTTGCCGGGCAGTACGACGATCCGGCGCTGACGGTTCATTTCCGCGCCGAGGGGCGCCACGAATATACCGCGCTTGCCTTCGTGCCCGGCTCGAAGCCGTTCGATCTTTTCGACCCCGATCGCAAGGGCCGGATGAAGCTCTACGTCAAGCGCGTCTTCATCACCGACGAGGCGGAACTGCTGCCGCGATACCTGCGCTTCGTGCGCGGCCTCGTCGACACGGCGGACCTGCCGCTCAACGTCTCGCGGGAAATGATTCAGGAAAGTCCTCTTCTCGCAAATATCCGCAAGGGGCTGACGAACCGCGTGCTGACCAGCATCGAAAAGCTTGCGGAAAGCGATCCCGAGGCCTTCGCCAAGATCTGGGAAAACTTCGGCAGCGTGATCAAGGAGGGCATTTACGAGGATTTCGAGCGGCGGGGCCAGCTCCTGGCGCTGTCGCGCTTCCGCACGACCGCGGATGACGACAAGCCGCGCGGTTTGAGCGACTACGTCAAGGTGATGAAGGACGGCCAGTCGGCCATCTACTACCTGACCGGCGACAACCTCGCCCAGCTGAAGGCGTCGCCCCAGCTCGAAGGTTTTCGCGCCCGCGGCATCGAGGTGCTGCTCCTGACATGCCCCGTCGACAGCTTCTGGGTGACGACCGCTCCCGATTTCGAAGGAAAGCCGTTCAAGTCGATCACCCAGGGTGCGGCCGATCTCGCCGCCATCGCCAAAAAGGACGATGCGGCCGGCGCTTCGACGGAAGCGGGCGCCGCCGTCACCGACTTCGTGGCCTTCGCGAGGGAGACGCTCGGCGAGGTGGTTTCGGACGTCCGGACCTCCGACCGCCTCACGGAAAGCGCCGTCTGCCTTGTTGCGCCCGAACAGGGGCCTGACCTTCAGCTCCAGAAAATGCTCCAAGGCGCCGGACGCATGGAGGGGGCTCCCAAGCCAGTCCTCGAGATCAATCCCGGCCATAACCTGATCGCCGCGCTTGCCGCCTGCTCCGCGGAGGACAAGGGCTTCCGGGAGGACGCGGTCAGACTTCTCCTCGACCAGGCCCGCGTTCTCGACGGCGACAAGCCCGAAAATCCCCGCGCCTTTGCAGAGCGGCTTTCCCGCGTGTTCGATCGGGCCTTGAAGGTTTAG
- a CDS encoding acetate/propionate family kinase, which produces MEALLVINAGSSSLKFQIFGIATAGLDQQVRAKLDGIGTRPRLKATAADGTELIDRSLDRTDVRDLPAALSVARDWLATLRGFDLRAIGHRVVHGGPDYVRPVLIDTTVLDRLSSYQDLAPLHQPNNLAPIRLAMEIKPDVPQVACFDTAFHRGRAEHTDCYALPRAFYEQGVRRYGFHGISYEYIAGRLREVAPEVARGRVIVAHLGSGASMCALDDGRSVETTMGFTALDGLPMGTRPGQLDPGVVLHLLRDMSAQAVSDLLYHRSGLKGLSGISNDMRELLESEDPRASFAIDHFVHRCALNAGMLAAALGGLDAFVFTAGIGENAAPIRARISEGLAWLGAQLDPAANDADASVISEAGSRVALHVMPTDEELMIARHTLALIRAP; this is translated from the coding sequence ATGGAAGCGCTGCTCGTCATCAATGCCGGCTCGTCCAGCCTGAAGTTCCAGATATTCGGGATCGCCACGGCGGGGCTCGATCAGCAGGTTCGTGCGAAACTGGACGGCATCGGAACCCGGCCGCGCCTGAAGGCGACGGCAGCCGACGGCACCGAGCTCATCGATCGAAGCTTGGACAGGACCGACGTTCGCGACCTTCCCGCGGCCCTTTCGGTCGCACGCGACTGGCTGGCGACGCTTCGCGGCTTCGACCTCCGTGCGATCGGCCATAGGGTGGTGCATGGCGGTCCGGATTACGTCCGGCCGGTGCTGATCGACACGACGGTGCTCGACCGTCTGTCAAGCTATCAGGACCTCGCACCGCTGCACCAGCCCAACAATCTCGCGCCGATCCGGCTCGCTATGGAAATCAAACCCGACGTGCCGCAGGTCGCCTGTTTCGACACGGCCTTCCATCGAGGGCGCGCCGAGCATACCGATTGCTATGCCCTGCCGCGCGCCTTCTATGAGCAGGGTGTGCGGCGCTATGGCTTTCATGGGATTTCCTATGAATATATCGCCGGTCGACTGCGCGAGGTGGCGCCGGAGGTCGCCCGCGGCCGGGTGATCGTCGCCCATCTCGGCAGCGGCGCGTCGATGTGCGCGCTGGACGACGGACGCAGCGTCGAGACGACGATGGGTTTTACCGCACTTGACGGGCTGCCGATGGGCACGCGGCCGGGCCAATTGGATCCCGGCGTCGTTCTCCACCTGCTCCGGGACATGAGTGCACAAGCTGTGTCGGACCTGCTCTACCATCGGTCCGGCCTGAAAGGTCTCTCCGGCATATCGAACGACATGCGCGAGCTTCTGGAGAGCGAGGACCCGCGCGCTTCCTTCGCGATAGACCATTTCGTGCACCGCTGCGCGCTCAACGCCGGCATGCTGGCCGCAGCCTTGGGAGGCCTCGACGCCTTTGTCTTTACCGCCGGTATCGGCGAAAACGCGGCGCCGATCCGGGCCCGTATTTCCGAAGGCCTGGCCTGGCTCGGCGCGCAGCTCGATCCGGCCGCAAACGATGCAGATGCCTCGGTCATCTCGGAGGCAGGAAGCCGCGTCGCGCTCCACGTCATGCCCACCGACGAGGAGCTGATGATCGCCCGCCATACGCTTGCGCTCATCCGTGCTCCTTGA
- a CDS encoding NAD-dependent succinate-semialdehyde dehydrogenase: MALTPALTRHIRRPKVFASLDEVTRSSRQPAGPTFDVSNPSTGELLATLPDMGIDDARAAIDAAALAQPLWAGKPAKDRSIILRRWHDLLVEHADDLASILTAEMGKPVGEAKGEVLHAASYVEWYAEEAKRVYGETFPAPANDRRMLVIKQPVGVVGTITPWNFPASMVARKISPALAAGCTIVLKPAEQTPLVAGAMFALAEKAGFPEGVLNLLYASEGAPIGRELCSNPKVRKISFTGSTEVGRLLMRQCSDQIKKVSLELGGNAPFIVFDDADIDEAVDGALQAKFRNAGQTCVSANRIYVQSAVHDAFADKFVARVRELTVGDGFAPDVAIGPMIDVHAIDKIEAHVADAVAKGAQVRSGGSRIGTTGTFFEPTVLTGISHDMRIAQEETFGPIAPIIRFETAEQVVAEANDTIYGLAAYFYAENLKRVWHVAEALEYGMVGINTGRMSSEAAPFGGIKQSGIGREGSRHGLEDYLEMKYLCMGNI, encoded by the coding sequence ATGGCCCTGACGCCCGCACTCACCAGACACATCCGGCGACCGAAGGTCTTCGCCTCCCTCGACGAAGTCACGCGGTCTTCCAGACAGCCGGCCGGCCCCACCTTCGATGTTTCCAACCCATCGACCGGCGAACTGCTCGCGACGCTTCCGGACATGGGAATCGATGACGCACGCGCGGCTATCGACGCGGCCGCCCTCGCCCAGCCTCTGTGGGCCGGCAAGCCGGCCAAGGATCGCAGCATCATCCTGCGCCGCTGGCACGACCTGCTCGTCGAGCATGCCGACGACCTCGCCTCTATCCTGACTGCCGAAATGGGCAAGCCCGTCGGCGAGGCAAAGGGCGAAGTCCTGCACGCCGCATCCTATGTCGAATGGTACGCGGAGGAAGCCAAGCGCGTCTACGGCGAGACCTTCCCGGCACCCGCCAACGATCGGCGTATGCTCGTGATCAAGCAGCCGGTCGGCGTGGTCGGCACGATCACGCCCTGGAATTTCCCGGCTTCGATGGTCGCGCGCAAGATTTCCCCGGCGCTTGCCGCCGGCTGCACGATCGTCCTGAAGCCCGCCGAACAGACGCCGCTGGTGGCCGGCGCGATGTTCGCGCTTGCCGAGAAGGCGGGCTTTCCCGAAGGCGTGCTCAATCTTCTCTACGCCTCCGAAGGCGCCCCGATCGGGCGCGAACTCTGCAGCAATCCCAAAGTTCGCAAGATCAGCTTCACCGGATCGACGGAGGTCGGAAGGCTCCTGATGCGGCAATGCTCCGACCAGATCAAGAAGGTAAGCCTCGAGCTCGGCGGCAACGCCCCGTTCATCGTCTTCGACGACGCCGATATCGACGAGGCGGTGGACGGCGCGCTCCAGGCGAAATTCCGCAATGCCGGCCAGACCTGCGTTTCGGCGAACCGCATCTATGTGCAATCCGCGGTGCATGACGCGTTTGCCGACAAGTTCGTCGCCCGCGTGCGCGAACTCACGGTCGGTGACGGTTTTGCTCCCGACGTCGCCATCGGTCCGATGATCGACGTCCACGCGATCGACAAGATCGAAGCGCATGTGGCCGACGCGGTAGCCAAGGGAGCGCAAGTGCGCTCGGGCGGCAGCCGGATCGGAACGACCGGCACCTTCTTCGAACCGACGGTGCTTACCGGCATCTCGCACGACATGCGCATCGCCCAGGAAGAGACATTCGGGCCGATCGCCCCGATCATCCGCTTCGAGACCGCCGAACAGGTGGTGGCCGAGGCGAACGATACGATCTACGGTCTCGCGGCCTATTTCTACGCCGAGAACCTCAAGCGGGTCTGGCATGTCGCCGAGGCTCTGGAGTACGGCATGGTCGGCATCAATACGGGCCGCATGTCTTCTGAGGCCGCTCCCTTCGGCGGCATCAAGCAATCCGGCATCGGCCGGGAAGGCTCCCGCCACGGACTCGAGGACTATCTCGAGATGAAATATCTCTGCATGGGCAACATCTGA